The bacterium genomic sequence AAGATGAAATGGGCTCTGGCTTAAAGAAGAAATTCATAAGCTTCAGGAATTTAATAAAACTTGAAAAAGTTAATTCAATTAAGAACTTTACGAACGTTTTAGAGGAAAAATATTCTATCAAAGATAAGCGAGTGATAAATATTGATCCCGGTTATATCAGTAATGCCCAACTTGTTCTTGCCTCCACCAAAAATTTTTTTCACAGAATATATTTGGGGAAGGGGATTTATGCTGAAGTTACGCTATTTTTCAAGGAAAGGACTTTCCAGCCATTACCGTGGACATATCCCGATTATAAAGTCGAAAGTTCGGTAAACATTTTCAACAAAATACGGGGAATTTATAGAGAGCAATTAGCTTGTAAAATCTCAGAAGAAGGAAAAAGTTAAAAGGTAAAACCAAAAGTTACCCCGAGAAATTCAAAGAATTTCCGACCCCTAGGAATGCTTCGCATTCCACGAGGAAAAATTCCAGAGGGAAAGGCAAAACATAGATAGGGAAAAGAAAAGGTTTTACTTTTTAGTTTTTACCAAGAATCAGGCAGAATGCCTCGCCCTTTAGAGCGGGGATGAATGCCTTCTGTTTTTTGCTTTTCATTCGTCATTCCTGCGTAGGCAGGAATCCATTTTTTTGTTATATTTTAATGCCTCGCTCTTTAAGGCGGGATAATTTACTTTTAAGTTTCGGAATTTTACCCCGTTAGAAATTAAAAGGAAAAGTTATACTAGATTTATGGTTCCAGAAACCAAAACAGAGAGTGTTTAGCTCCTTAAGGTTGGTTTACGGTCGCCATAAATACCCTTGGTTTCGCCGAGAGGCGAGCAATGGCGACCTATCTCTAACGAGGTTTACATTCCATAAGTAATTTGTTAACATAAAGTCTAATAAAAAAGTTATGTTTAGAAGGCGAAAAAAACTCTACTTTAAAAATACAGTATCCAAATTTCCTGCAATAATTTTCGTTATCTCCGTTATTATAGGCGGGATTTTTTTATTCAAGATAATATCTACGCTGGTTAAGGAAAGTGAAAGCGCTGCGGAATTTGCCCCCATAGAAGTAAGAATCGAAACAAAAAAGAAGCCTGAGAGAGTTACTCCTCCAAAAGAAATTGTCTCAAAACCTGCGGAAATTTCTAAGCCTGCAGTTAAGCCGCCGACCGAAAAAACAGTAGTAAAAACAACTAGTCAGGAAAAACAAGTAGTTACTCCTGTCTTATCGCAGTTCTATACTATCCAGGTGGCTACTTTTAGCGACATGAGAAGAACACAGAATTTAGCCAACGAATTAAAGAAGAATTTTTCTCCTGTATACATAAAAACAAGAGGTAGGTTATTTGAAGTATGTGTAGGAAAATTTTCCAACTCGCAAGAAGGTCATGAAGTTCTTGCAAAAATAAGAAAAGATTTCCACGATGCTTTTCCCAGAAGAATTCAGCTCCCATTTGAAGAAAAATAACTAAGCCCCGTTAGAAACAAGTTTCTTTACGGGGGCTGCATATTTTTTTAATTCCCAATATTATAAAAATATCGTACAACATTATAAATAACGACATTTTTTAGAAAAATTGATATTTGAGGATAAGGAAGTTATAATAAAAATCGCGAAAAAGGTCTGCGTTGCTTAGAAATAGACTTTTAATTGGGTGCGTGAGATATACGAAAAGGTATGAGAGGGTATGGTTAATATTCTACGAAAAAACTTTAGAAAATTGAAATGCCGTCTGTTTGGATGTCGGACGGCATTTTTCTATAAAACATCAAGAGTTGCCGGTATATTTATTGCCCTTTTTGTCCTTTTTAATCTTTGGGGTTGCGCAACGGCGCCTCATAGGAGAGTTCCTCTGCAGGGGGTTTATCATATAGTGGGTAGCGGCCAGACGATTTACAGAATTGCAAAGACTTATAATGTTGAGGTAAATGTGATTATGCTGGCAAATCACATCAGCGATTCTACTAAAATTGGTGTTGGGCAACAGTTGTTCATTCCCGGCGCAGAGACGGTTTTATGGATTGAACCTTATCGGCCTGTTATTAAAGAATCGGTGGAGAAAATCGTCGGTCAGAAAAATTATTTTTCTAAATGGCGATACATTACCCTGCATCATAGCGCGACTTTTCAAGGAAATGCCGAACGTTTTGACAGATACCACCGAAGTCGCGGTATGGGCGGGCTTTTTTATCATTTTGTAATCGGCAATGGCACTGCTTCCGATGACGGTGAAATTGAAGTAGGTTGGCGTTGGCAAAAACAAGCGCAGGTAAATAGGCCTTATGACGTACAGATTTGTTTGGTCGGTAATTTTAATAAGCAACAAGTAAGCAAGACGCAATTCAGGGCGTTGGTAGAGTTGATTAACGTTTTACGAAAACAATATGATATACCTATATCCAACATACGAGGGCACAAGGATATAGAAGGTTGTATTACGGAATGTCCCGGGAATTATTTTCCACTTGATAGGATCAAAACAGAGTTAAGAAAAACCAATCCTTATTAAACTTATGACGAATAGAAGAAATATATTTATTATTGGGTTGTTTTTTGTTTTATTATCTGTCTCGGCGGTTTTTTTTAATCAATATTATCAAGTACAAAAAATACTGAAAGAAGAAACCGAAAAAGAAAGGATTCTATTAGAGAAAAGAAAATCGAATTGGCTAATATTGGAACAGACTTTATCGGAGCATATTGATGGTTTTAATGGAGAAGCTGGTATTTTAATCAAAGATTTGCAGTCAAATTGGGAGATATCTTTTAACAAAGATGATTTGTTCCCTTCGGCAAGCGTAGTCAAGATTCCTATTCTAGTTTCATGTTTTAGCGCAATCGGTGATGGAAAACTTAATCCTGATTCTGTTATACGTCTTAGGTCTATAGATAAAGCTTCAGGCTCCGGGGTTCTGAAAAACATGTCTACAGGTAAAGAAATTAGTATTAATGAGTTGTTTGAGCTTATGATTACTAAAAGCGACAATACGGCTACCAATATACTGATAAACCGTTTGGGTTTTGAATATCTCAATTCATCTTTTAAATCTTTGGGGATTAAAAATACAAATTTGTCCCGCAAGATGGTTGATTTTAAGGCGCGCAGTCGAGGTGTTGAGAATTATACGACTGCAGAAGATATTGCTATTGTTTTAGGGAAAATTTATCACGGAGAAGTTATTAATCAGGGAGTTTCAAAGCAGTGTCTGGATTTGTTAAAACAACAAAAAGTAAATGACCGTATCCCCAAATATTTACCCAAAGAAGCTGTTATTGCTCACAAAACCGGGCTTGAACGTTTTGTTTGTCACGATGCTGGAATTGTGTATACTCCTAACGGAGATTTTATTATTTGCGTATTAGTTAAGCATTCAGAAACCACCAGCAAGTCAGCGAAGAAATTTATTGCAAATATAGCGGAGATTGCATATCAACATTTCGAAAAACGACAGATAGTGATTTGTGCCAAAACTTTGGCGGTTGTTCATTAGTTTGTAAGTTTCTGATAGTTTCTCTGATTATAGGGAAAAAGGAGGACGATATGAAAAGGACCCTACTGTTTATTTTTCCCATATTGATAATTATCACGGTAGCTTTTACCGTTTTAGGAATATTTCAGGCGCGTTTTGAAGAAGAAAAATTGCTCGACGATTTGCGGCGCAAAACAAAATCTATCGCAGAGAGTATGGACATGTCGGTAAAACATGTCCTTTTGACGAACGACTTGAAAAGCGCCGATTATCTTGTTGGAAAATTTCAGGAGCGCGAAAGATTGCAAGGATGTGTTATTTATGACAGCGAAGGGAATATTTTTGCTGTTACTCAAAGATTTGTCGACTGGAAAGATAAGGAAAAACCGTATATAAAAGACGTATTAGACAGTAAGATTCCAAGCGGGGAGTTGGGAAAATTTCAAAAATTGACAGTGTTTAGTTATATTTCGCCAATAACGAGTGAAGATGGGCAGATTTTAGGTTTAACAGAGGTTATTTATGATACTTCGTATGTATTTGATAGGTTAGCTGAAATATGGAAGCATATAATCTTTACTTTAATAATTTTAGTAGTATTTGTTTTGCTTATATCGTTTTTTCTGCATAGACAAATCTTCGTTTTACCTATGCAACGTCTTACGGAATGGTTTAAATATTTTCAAAAAGGCGATATCGATAAAGCTCATCCAATAAAAGACAAAGGAGAATTTGGCAAGCTTGCAAGCGAAGTTGAACAAATTGCTTTGTCTTTGCGTGTGGCGCGAAGGTCTATTTCCAATAAAGCTTCTGTTCGTCTTCAGAAAGAAGAAGTATGGACGGAAACTAAACTTAGAAATCTCGTCCATGCAAAGTTGGGAGAAAACGCCTTTTTTGTAGTTTCAAACAGAGAACCATATATGCATGTCATGGACGAAATGACAGGCGCCGTCAAAGTAATTAGACCCGCCAGCGGTGTTGTTTCCGCTTTGCATCCTGTTTTATGCGCTTGCGGAGGTGTTTGGGTTGCTCACGGAAGCGGCGAAGCCGACAAAAAATTCGTAAATTCCAAAGATAAATTAGGTGTCCCGCCCGAAGATAACCGATATATTCTAAAAAGGGTGTGGTTAAACAAGGAAGAAGAAGCAGGCTATTATCTCGGGTTTTCGAGCGAAGGGCTTTGGCCTCTTTGTCATAATACTCATATGCGGCCAATTTTCAGGGAATCTGATTGGAAAATGTATAAGAAAGTAAACCAGAAATTTGCAGATAGCATTGTGGAAGAGTTACCCGAAAAAAGCCCTTTTATTTTTATACAAGATTATCACTTTACATTGCTCGGCAAAATGATCAAAGAAAAGCGTCCCGACGCGACAATCGCTTTATTTTGGCATATACCTTGGCCCAATCCGGAAAATTTCTCCATATGCCCGTATAAAAAAGAGATACTTGAGGGTATGTTAGGATGCGATTTAATCGGTTTTCATGTGCAAAACCATTGTAATAATTTTCTTGATACTATGAATAAATTGCTTGAGTCAAAAGTAAATACGGAAAAATTCAGCGTTATGCGCGCCGGAAAAGAGACCTATATTCGGTCTTTTCCTATAAGTGTAGATTGCGATTTAAGGGATAATCATAACGGTTTTGTTTCCAAAGATTACGCTTTGGAAGAAGATATTGAATTAACTAAGGGAGTTGAAAAATTAAAAAGAGAATTTAGGCTCGAAGGCAAGATTGTCGGGATAGGCGTAGATAGAATCGATTATACAAAGGGATTGCCCGAAAAAATGTTAGCCATAGATAGATTTTTGGATAAGTATCAGCAGTATAAAAAGAAGTTTGTCTTTATTCAATTGGCTTCTCCCAGCCGGACTGAGATAAAACGGTATCGTGAGCTTATAGACGAAATAGACGGATTGGTTGAGAAAATAAACTTAAAACACGCCGAAGAAAACTGGAAACCGATAGTTTATCTGCAGAGATATTTTTCTCAGGATGAAATAAAGTTTTATTATGCGTTGGCTTCTTTTTGCATAGTAAGCTCTTTGCATGACGGGATGAACCTGGTTGCGAAAGAATATGTTGCCGCAAAGAAAGACTTATCCGGCAGTTTGATTTTAAGCCAATTTACTGGTGCCGCAAGAGAATTAACCGATGCCGTTCAAGTTAATCCTTATTCTATAGAAGAGTTTGCAGAAGCCATAAGACTTGCTATCGAAATGCCCGAAGAAGAGCAAAAGAGATGCATGGAGAACATGCGTAAAGTCATAAGCGAAAACAATGTTTATCATTGGGCTGCAAATGTTGTTACGGAGCTAACTGCTTTAAAACAGATTTAAAGTTGGAAGAAAAACCTTAAAGTATTTTTTGCAATTTCCCAATTATGGGAATAAAGAGGAGGGTAAAATGGAATGGAAAGATGTGCAAGGAGTAGAAGATGCGATTGATGTAGGTAAGGAAAAATTTAACGATTTTGGGCGGTTTATGCCATGGATAATTGTGGGCTTTTTTATTCTAATTATTTTAATGGGTTCAATTTATTCTATCGGACCGGATGAAGTTGGCGTAAGACAGCGGTTCGGTAAATACGTTGATTTAAGTTCCCCGGGACTGCATATAAAGATTCCTTTTGGCATAGAGAAAGTTACTCCGATTAAGGTGGAGAAAATTTTCAAGGAAGAGTTTGGAGTTAGGACATTGCATCCGGGTGTGAGAACATCGTATTCTTCCAGGCAATATCTTGAAGAATCTTTGATGCTTACAGGTGATTTAAACATCTTAGATGTGCGTTGGATTGTACAATATAAAGTAAAGGATCCTGTGAAACTGCTTTTTGCGGTTAGAGACCCCCAGGATAATATACGAGATGTCTCCGAAATAGTAATGCGTTGGTTTGTCGGAGATTACAGTGTAGATGAGGTTCTTACTATCCAAAGAGAAGAGATAGACTATTTGGCACAGCAAGAAATGCAGAAAATATTGGATGATTGGCAGACAGGTGTTCAGATTATTACAGTTAAGCTGTTAGATGTAAATCCTCCCGAGAAGGTCAAGCCCGCCTTTAATGAGGTAAATGAAGCAAAGCAGGAAAAAGAAAAGGTGATTAACCAAGCTTGGGAGGCTTATAATAAGGTTATTCCCAGGGCAAAAGGTGAAGCGGAAAAAACCATCCGGGAAGCAGAGGGTTATGCCTTGGATAAGATAAACCGGGCAAAAGGTGAAGCGGAAAGATTCCTTGTTACTTTGGGCGAATATCAAAAGGCACCCCAGATAACTCAAAAAAGATTGTATTTAGAGACAATGATGGAAGTTTTACCTCGGGCAAAACAGAAATATATCATTGACCCTAAACAATCTTCAATTTTACCTTTGTTAAATATAGGCGAGCAGGGAGGAGCAAAATAATGAAAAAAGGAATGTTAGGAATTTTTGCGGTAGCGGTTATTTTGGTGATAGTCGCATTTATAAGTGGTGCATTATTTGTTATTGATGAAAGTAAACAGGTGGTAATTACTCAATTTGGTAAACCCATAGGTAACCAGATAGTTTCTGCAGGATTACACTTTAAGAAACCTTTTATTCAGCAGGCGCACTATTTTGAGAAAAGGATTTTAGATTGGGATGGTGACGCTAATCAAATTCCTACCCAAGACAAGAAGTATATCTGGGTAGATACCACTGCCCGCTGGAAAATAGTTGACGCGTTGAAGTTTTTACAATCCGTAGGTAATGAAATGGGCGCGCACAGCCGAATAGACGATATTATTAATTCGGCAACCAGAGATGTGATTACCAGCCATCTTTTGGTTGAGGCAGTAAGGAATTCCGATCGAATATTGGGAACTAAAGAATTGGGGGAAGATGCTATTTTTGCCGATGAAGCGCTTGAACGCATTGCTGTAGGCAGACAACAACTTACGCGGGTTATTTTAGAAAAAGCAAAGATATTGGCACCTCAGTATGGGATTGAAATCGTAGATGTGCGTATAAAACGTGTCAATTATGTAGAAGATGTACGCAATAAAGTTTACGATAGGATGATTTCAGAAAGAAAACGCGCAGCGGAAAAATACCGCTCAGAAGGTCAAGGAAAATCAGCGGAGATTTCCGGTCAAGTAGGAAAGGAATTAAAGCT encodes the following:
- a CDS encoding DUF4416 family protein, with translation MGTIQYPLPVKLIMAIFTNQLELFDGIEAKLEEEYGKLDFKSSIFDFDYTDYYQDEMGSGLKKKFISFRNLIKLEKVNSIKNFTNVLEEKYSIKDKRVINIDPGYISNAQLVLASTKNFFHRIYLGKGIYAEVTLFFKERTFQPLPWTYPDYKVESSVNIFNKIRGIYREQLACKISEEGKS
- a CDS encoding SPOR domain-containing protein, whose protein sequence is MFRRRKKLYFKNTVSKFPAIIFVISVIIGGIFLFKIISTLVKESESAAEFAPIEVRIETKKKPERVTPPKEIVSKPAEISKPAVKPPTEKTVVKTTSQEKQVVTPVLSQFYTIQVATFSDMRRTQNLANELKKNFSPVYIKTRGRLFEVCVGKFSNSQEGHEVLAKIRKDFHDAFPRRIQLPFEEK
- a CDS encoding N-acetylmuramoyl-L-alanine amidase, which codes for MVNILRKNFRKLKCRLFGCRTAFFYKTSRVAGIFIALFVLFNLWGCATAPHRRVPLQGVYHIVGSGQTIYRIAKTYNVEVNVIMLANHISDSTKIGVGQQLFIPGAETVLWIEPYRPVIKESVEKIVGQKNYFSKWRYITLHHSATFQGNAERFDRYHRSRGMGGLFYHFVIGNGTASDDGEIEVGWRWQKQAQVNRPYDVQICLVGNFNKQQVSKTQFRALVELINVLRKQYDIPISNIRGHKDIEGCITECPGNYFPLDRIKTELRKTNPY
- a CDS encoding serine hydrolase, coding for MTNRRNIFIIGLFFVLLSVSAVFFNQYYQVQKILKEETEKERILLEKRKSNWLILEQTLSEHIDGFNGEAGILIKDLQSNWEISFNKDDLFPSASVVKIPILVSCFSAIGDGKLNPDSVIRLRSIDKASGSGVLKNMSTGKEISINELFELMITKSDNTATNILINRLGFEYLNSSFKSLGIKNTNLSRKMVDFKARSRGVENYTTAEDIAIVLGKIYHGEVINQGVSKQCLDLLKQQKVNDRIPKYLPKEAVIAHKTGLERFVCHDAGIVYTPNGDFIICVLVKHSETTSKSAKKFIANIAEIAYQHFEKRQIVICAKTLAVVH
- a CDS encoding trehalose-6-phosphate synthase gives rise to the protein MQRLTEWFKYFQKGDIDKAHPIKDKGEFGKLASEVEQIALSLRVARRSISNKASVRLQKEEVWTETKLRNLVHAKLGENAFFVVSNREPYMHVMDEMTGAVKVIRPASGVVSALHPVLCACGGVWVAHGSGEADKKFVNSKDKLGVPPEDNRYILKRVWLNKEEEAGYYLGFSSEGLWPLCHNTHMRPIFRESDWKMYKKVNQKFADSIVEELPEKSPFIFIQDYHFTLLGKMIKEKRPDATIALFWHIPWPNPENFSICPYKKEILEGMLGCDLIGFHVQNHCNNFLDTMNKLLESKVNTEKFSVMRAGKETYIRSFPISVDCDLRDNHNGFVSKDYALEEDIELTKGVEKLKREFRLEGKIVGIGVDRIDYTKGLPEKMLAIDRFLDKYQQYKKKFVFIQLASPSRTEIKRYRELIDEIDGLVEKINLKHAEENWKPIVYLQRYFSQDEIKFYYALASFCIVSSLHDGMNLVAKEYVAAKKDLSGSLILSQFTGAARELTDAVQVNPYSIEEFAEAIRLAIEMPEEEQKRCMENMRKVISENNVYHWAANVVTELTALKQI
- the hflK gene encoding FtsH protease activity modulator HflK yields the protein MEWKDVQGVEDAIDVGKEKFNDFGRFMPWIIVGFFILIILMGSIYSIGPDEVGVRQRFGKYVDLSSPGLHIKIPFGIEKVTPIKVEKIFKEEFGVRTLHPGVRTSYSSRQYLEESLMLTGDLNILDVRWIVQYKVKDPVKLLFAVRDPQDNIRDVSEIVMRWFVGDYSVDEVLTIQREEIDYLAQQEMQKILDDWQTGVQIITVKLLDVNPPEKVKPAFNEVNEAKQEKEKVINQAWEAYNKVIPRAKGEAEKTIREAEGYALDKINRAKGEAERFLVTLGEYQKAPQITQKRLYLETMMEVLPRAKQKYIIDPKQSSILPLLNIGEQGGAK
- the hflC gene encoding protease modulator HflC, with amino-acid sequence MKKGMLGIFAVAVILVIVAFISGALFVIDESKQVVITQFGKPIGNQIVSAGLHFKKPFIQQAHYFEKRILDWDGDANQIPTQDKKYIWVDTTARWKIVDALKFLQSVGNEMGAHSRIDDIINSATRDVITSHLLVEAVRNSDRILGTKELGEDAIFADEALERIAVGRQQLTRVILEKAKILAPQYGIEIVDVRIKRVNYVEDVRNKVYDRMISERKRAAEKYRSEGQGKSAEISGQVGKELKLITSEAYRQAQGIVGKADAEAINIYAQSYSLDPEFYSFLKTLETYQKTIDEKSTIILTTDSDYYKYLKSIGNMK